The Polluticoccus soli sequence CTGGATAAAGGTTTGAAGAAAATTGATGAGATCATTACTGATACAAGAAAGCAGAATACAGCTGTCATCAATGGCAAGGCTGCTTTCGAATTGTACGATACCTACGGTTTCCCGATAGACCTAACACGTTTGATAGGACACGAGAACAACCTGGAAGTGGATGAGTCGGCGTTTAAAGCGGAAATGAAACAGCAGAAAGAACGTAGCCGCGCTGCTACTACGCTGGATACTGAAGACTGGGTAGTGCTGAAAGAAGGCGCTACTAAGTTTGTAGGTTATGATAGCATTGAGGCCAAAGCTAATGTGCTGAAGTATCGCAAGGTAAAAGCTAAAGGCAAAGAGTCTTACCAGCTGGTATTAGACACTACACCCTTCTATGCAGAAAGCGGTGGCCAGGTAGGTGATACTGGCGAGCTGATCTTCCCGAACGAAACCATCCAGATCATCGATACGAAGAAAGAGAACGACCTGATCATACACTTCTCTGAAGTGTTGCCTAAAGACCCTTCAGGTGCAGTGCTGGCGAAGATAGACACCATCAAACGTAAATCGACAGAGAAACACCACAGTGCTACGCACCTACTGCACGCAGCCCTGCGCGAAGTGCTGGGCACACACGTAGCGCAGAAAGGCTCACTGGTGAATGAAGAGCACCTGCGTTTCGACTTCTCGCACTTTGCAAAAGTGACTGAGGAAGAGGTGGCGAAAATAGAAGCACTCGTGAACGCGAAGATCCGCGAGAACGCGCCGGTGGTGATCAAAGAAATGCCTAAAGAAGAAGCGATAGCCATGGGTGCTATGGCCCTGTTTGGCGAGAAATATGCTGACTGTGTGCGCGTAGTAGTGATGGATCCTTCATATTCGATAGAGCTATGTGGTGGTACGCACGTGGGTTACACCGGCGAGATCGGTATGCTGAAAATAAAACACGAGAGTGCCGTAGCTGCCGGTGTACGCCGTATCGAAGCGGTAAGTGGTAAGGCGGCTGAAGACTATATCAACGAGCACCTGCACACGCTGCACAGTGCTAACGCTATACTCAAAAATCCAAAAGACCTGCTGAAGGCGATAGAGAAACTGCAGGAAGAAAAAGCGCAGCTGGAGAAACGCGTGGAAAGCCTGGAAGCCCGTCAGCTGGTAGCCATCCGCAACGAAGTGCTTACCAAAGACGAGATCATCAACCAGGTAACCTTTGTAGGTGATATCGTAGAAGTAGGCTCGGCCGATGCACTGAAAAAACTTTGCTTTGATGTGAAGCACCACCTGAACGATCACGTAGTAGTACTGGGTGCCAATATCGATGGCAAACCATTCATTGCAGTGGGCGTTGCAGACAGCATTGTTGCTGCCAAAGGTCTCGATGCCGGTAAGATCATCAAAGAACACGTGGCTCCGCTCATCAAAGGCGGCGGCGGCGGACAAAAAACATTAGCAACGGCCGGCGGCCAGGATGTAAGCGGACTGAAAGCTGTGATTGAAAAAGTAAAAGGCTTGTTGTAAGCTGATATTAATTGCGGTGACAGGTTATCATCTGTCACTGCAATTATTGTTCTTCAAGTATAGGCTGGCAGTGGTATTTATTGGCCAGCACATTATCGTAGTAGTCGGCCTTACGGAAAAGCCGCCTGAACATCGACTCGCCACTCTCGGTGGTCATGTCCAGATCATAAATGAGACTACTCAGCACAATGGTATCCCCATGCAGGCTGAAGAACTTACCACGACTGAGGTAGTTTTCGGTCAGCAAGTATTGATATACCTCCTTGATGCCCTGCTTGGGCAACCGGCACAGGAAGGCATCGCAGATGATGAAGTAGTTGTCGGGATTGTAAGAGATACGGATCTTGGCCGTGCCTTCTTCCACCTCCCAGCGGTTGTTACCGGTCCGCGAAAGTTCTTTACTATAGCCCAGCTTTTCCAAAATGTCTTCTATCGTTTTGGCAATGCCGGACACTGGCGCATCCTCATCTTCAGGCTTCTTCGGAAACTCGATCTTGGTACCGCAGTTGGGACAGTACTTACCAGCATCCAGGTTTTGTTCCGTCACCATAGTGCTGCACGACGGGCACCGGATAGACACCTCGCCGTAAATGGGCATGTATTGGTCCAGCGCTTCCCTCAGGTAGCTGACAGGAAGGGCGAAACCGAGGTTGTCGCCACCTTTGATGATGAAGGTGTTCACACCGATCACTTCGCCATCTTCGTCCACCAATGGGCCACCACTGTTACCGGGGTTGATGGCAGCATCGATCTGAATGTACTTAAGTCCCTGCTGCACCCGCTCCACCCGCGATACCACACCCTGTGTCGCAGTGTAGTTAAGACCATAAGGGTGACCGATAGCGATGACCATATCGCCATCCTTGAGCGATATATAGTCGCCCATTTTTATAGGCGGTAGGTCTTTCATATTGATGGGAGGTTGCAGAAAAGCCAGGTCGTACTTCTCGTCGGCAAACAGCACCTGGGCCAGCCGCTTCTGCATTGTTTTCGACTTCACGGTCACAAAGCGGTTGCCTTTCACCACGTGGTTGTTGGTGACGATGAGATCGTAATCCTGCAGGTAGAAACCAGTACCGGTACCGGATTTGGTAGCTATCTGCACGATCGCACTTTGATATTTTTCTATGGTCTCCTGTACGCTGATCATGTTCTTCTGGTTTCCAGGTTCAGCCGCGACATCTGTTCGCCAAAGCTGGTGCCAAATTCAAACAGGTTGGTGTACGAGATCCTGTCGTGGTCCCAGTGCATTTCTTTGTACTTGTCTTTGAATTTATCCAAAGCACGGTCGATGGCAGATTTGATTAGTTCTTCGTCAAAAGTATTTTTCTCATAGTCGTACAGGCGTTCGGTCATTCCAAGCTCTTCAAAATAATCACCATGTACAGCAGCCATATATATAGCCGTAAGATCGGTCAGTACTTTGGGCATACTATACACAAACTGGCTATAGAGGATTCCGTATTCAGTTATCCGTCTCGCCACGTCCGGATATTTGTTCTCAACATACCATTGTCCATCGCGGTTGGCATTTACGATGTACTCACGCACTTTCTCTTGTTTGTGCGGTGTAGATATCGCAAATGTTCCGCTCGACCAGTAAACATTATTAGCAAATTCTTCCTTAGTGTACAATAACAATTTTTTTATGGCATCCTTCATCATCTTGTTCCGCTCTACTAACGGCACTTCGTCTTTTTTCTCCCAGTACAGGCTGTGCACATTCTCCAGGTCAGACAACAGGCGCGACTCAGGACTAATCAAAAAGTCAATTCGATATACCAATCCCAACAGTACGTATGCTATAGCTCCGGAAAACGAATCCTGGTTCAGTTCATTTACCCTTGTCAGTGTTTCTTCTATCCACTTACGGAAAAAGTTATACTTAGTATCCAACTCATGCTGACCCAGCGGTTTAT is a genomic window containing:
- the alaS gene encoding alanine--tRNA ligase, encoding MLTANEIRSQFLDFFKSKGHVIVASAPVVVKNDPTLLFTNSGMNQFKDYFLGNKQAPDPRVADTQKCLRVSGKHNDLEEVGVDTYHHTMFEMLGNWSFGDYFKKEAIEWSWELLTEVYKIPKDRLYVTVFEGDANENLPKDEEAYNEWKKYIAEDRILMGNKKDNFWEMGDTGPCGPCSEIHVDCRSEEERNQEDGAKLVNADHPQVIEIWNNVFMQFNRVWTDKAKFDKWSEQNAGAEKSERAKLIIACTELVPLPARHVDTGMGLERLVRVLQGKQSNYDTDLFTGTIAEIEKITGKKYGYTDSKQDVAFRVLADHIRAIGFTIADGQLPSNTGAGYVIRRILRRAARYYYSYLDYKQPLLVQLMPVLAEQFKGVFDELRKQLDLVCKVVKEEEEAFLRTLDKGLKKIDEIITDTRKQNTAVINGKAAFELYDTYGFPIDLTRLIGHENNLEVDESAFKAEMKQQKERSRAATTLDTEDWVVLKEGATKFVGYDSIEAKANVLKYRKVKAKGKESYQLVLDTTPFYAESGGQVGDTGELIFPNETIQIIDTKKENDLIIHFSEVLPKDPSGAVLAKIDTIKRKSTEKHHSATHLLHAALREVLGTHVAQKGSLVNEEHLRFDFSHFAKVTEEEVAKIEALVNAKIRENAPVVIKEMPKEEAIAMGAMALFGEKYADCVRVVVMDPSYSIELCGGTHVGYTGEIGMLKIKHESAVAAGVRRIEAVSGKAAEDYINEHLHTLHSANAILKNPKDLLKAIEKLQEEKAQLEKRVESLEARQLVAIRNEVLTKDEIINQVTFVGDIVEVGSADALKKLCFDVKHHLNDHVVVLGANIDGKPFIAVGVADSIVAAKGLDAGKIIKEHVAPLIKGGGGGQKTLATAGGQDVSGLKAVIEKVKGLL
- a CDS encoding trypsin-like peptidase domain-containing protein; amino-acid sequence: MISVQETIEKYQSAIVQIATKSGTGTGFYLQDYDLIVTNNHVVKGNRFVTVKSKTMQKRLAQVLFADEKYDLAFLQPPINMKDLPPIKMGDYISLKDGDMVIAIGHPYGLNYTATQGVVSRVERVQQGLKYIQIDAAINPGNSGGPLVDEDGEVIGVNTFIIKGGDNLGFALPVSYLREALDQYMPIYGEVSIRCPSCSTMVTEQNLDAGKYCPNCGTKIEFPKKPEDEDAPVSGIAKTIEDILEKLGYSKELSRTGNNRWEVEEGTAKIRISYNPDNYFIICDAFLCRLPKQGIKEVYQYLLTENYLSRGKFFSLHGDTIVLSSLIYDLDMTTESGESMFRRLFRKADYYDNVLANKYHCQPILEEQ